The DNA segment AGGAGCAGTGGGAAAAGGTCAATCACGCAAGTTACCCGAGGGCATCCGCCCGGCGAGCCAACCGGTGCGATGGAAGCCTGAGACCCTAGGCGACAGTTCGTGCGAGCACAACACCCTGCCGGTCAAACACCGGGCCGCAAAGCGCAGTTGGGTTGCACAACAGCGGCTACACTGGCTCCATGCACTCACCTGCTCTGCTGCTTGTTGTCACCGGCTTTTTTCTCGGCCTGACGTTTCCGCTCGGCAAGCTCGCGACCGCGGCGTCGGTACCCCCACTTGTCTGGGCCTGCTGGCTGTCCGGCGGCAGCGCGCTGTGTCTTGTCGCGATCCGCGGTTTTGCGCGCAAGCGGGTGCGTGTGCAGCCACCGTTCGCTCGCTATTACCTGCTCAGTGCGGTTGTGTCACTTGTGCTGCCAAACACGCTGATCTTCATCGTGGTCGACAAACTGGGAGCAGGCTTCACCAGCATCTTTTTCACCCTCTCACCGATTTTCACCTTGATCCTGTCCTCGATCGTCCAGGTCAGGGTGCCCAATGCCCTGGGCATCGCCGGTGTGATCACCGGCTTTCTCGGCGCCATCGTGGTGGCGTGGACGCGGGGTGAAGCTGCGCAGCCCGCGGCCTGGCTGTGGGTGTTTGCCGGTCTGTGCATCCCGGTGTCGCTAGCAGTTGGCAACGTCTACCGCACCGTCGCCTGGCCGGCCGGCGGTGAGCCACTCGAGCTCGCTGCCGGCAGTAACGCAGCGGCCGCCGTGATGCTGGTGCTCGCGGCAGTGACCGTCGACGGTCTCGGCGCATTCACACGGGTGTTCGATCTGCCCTGGCTCGCACTTGCCCAGGTTGCCGCGTCCACGGCGATGTTCACAACCTTTTTCCGTCTGCAGCTCGCCGGCGGACCAACCTACCTCAGCCAGATCGGCTACGTCGCCGCGGCGGTCGCGTTGCTGATCGGCACCTTCGTGCTCGGCGAACGCTACGCGCCGCTCACCTGGCTCGGCGCCGGCATCATCTT comes from the Pseudomonadota bacterium genome and includes:
- a CDS encoding DMT family transporter produces the protein MHSPALLLVVTGFFLGLTFPLGKLATAASVPPLVWACWLSGGSALCLVAIRGFARKRVRVQPPFARYYLLSAVVSLVLPNTLIFIVVDKLGAGFTSIFFTLSPIFTLILSSIVQVRVPNALGIAGVITGFLGAIVVAWTRGEAAQPAAWLWVFAGLCIPVSLAVGNVYRTVAWPAGGEPLELAAGSNAAAAVMLVLAAVTVDGLGAFTRVFDLPWLALAQVAASTAMFTTFFRLQLAGGPTYLSQIGYVAAAVALLIGTFVLGERYAPLTWLGAGIIFTGVGFSIASTRTVAEDTPR